The genomic stretch TGAGAAGATAGCAGGAGAACGTGCACCTCTGAGGGCACAGTACCTGCGGGTTTTAACCAATGAATTAGACCGGATCCAGAGCCACCTTCTGGCCAACTCAACCTTCTTCAAAGCTGTTGAACACGAAACCCTGTTCATGTACATGTTATATCTCCGGGAGCCCGTGATGGATGCCATAGAACTGTTAACCGGTAACCGGGTAAATATGGGCTGGAACGTGGTGGGGGGCGTTAAAATGGATGCCAAAGAAACCCATCTTAACCAGATAAAGGAAATCATAACCAAGCTGGAATTAGAATACGATAGATATGTGGCGATGTATGAGGAAGGGCCAATTTTAAGTCTTAGGTGTAGAGATGTGGGTAAAATGAGTCGTGACGATGCCATAACTGGACGTGCAGTTGGACCCATTGGAAGGGCTTCCGGTCTGAAACACGACCTCAGAGAAGATCATCACACCTACCAGGATCACTTTGACTGGAATGTTATCTGGAGGAAAGATGGTGACAACTTCGCTCGGAACATGAACCGTTTTGATGAAGTTAGAGAGTCTATTAAACTCATTAACCAGGTCATTGAAAATATTCCTGAGGGAGATGTGCGTAAAAAGATTAACATACCCGCAGGATATGCAGAGTGGAGGAATGAAGCTCCCCGTGGTGAAGTCACTTACATGATTGAAACCAATGGTAATCTTATAAACAATATTTCAATTCGAACTCCCAGTATCATGAACATTGATGTATGTGCAAGGTACATGTTGAATGATGTTGCTACAGTGGCTGATGCAGTTGCTACCTATGCTAGTGTCGACCCCTGCGTTGCCTGCACCGAAAGAGTAGTGATCACAGATGAAAGTGGGAAAAAGAAGGAGTTTGATGGGCTTCACACTGTTAAATACCTCAAGTAATTTTTTAAACGAAATAAATGAATTGAAATAAATGAATCTTAAAACATTTAATAAATCTTTAAACAGTTGATGCATCATGTCATCGGTAATCTGGTATATTTACGAGTTCGCCCGAAAATCCTGGGCTGAAAATTTTGCAGTGGCCAAGACCAACCCTGAAATAGTGGAAGCGCCCGATCGTTTCCGTGACTTCCCTCAGGTCATCCCAGAAAACTGCATAGCCTGCGGTGCATGCACTGCAGCGTGCCCCGCCCCCCAAGCCATTAAACTCGTGAGGAGTGAAGACACTGCAGACGAAGAAGGGCAAACTTATCCTGTAATCAACAACCGCGGATGCATCCGCTGTGGATTCTGTGCGGAGGTCTGTCCCACTGACCCTAAAACAATTACCTGTGGTGAAAACCATCTCATTAGAGAAGAATTCACCATCCTTCCTGCTGAAATAATGTACGTAATCGATGATTATCTCTGCATTCGCTGCAAAAAATGCATGAATGCCTGTCCGGTCTATGGAGCAATTTACGAAGAAAACAACAAGATCATCGTTGATCAGTCAGTATGTATTAGCTGTGGGGAATGTTTGAAGAGTTGCCCAGTAAAAGGTGCAGTTAAAGGTATTTACATCTCCAATGTTCAGGAACAAAAAAACATCATCAATCTTATTGTTAACACCTTAGAAGAACGTATTGAAGCTGAAAGAGATAATATAACTCATTTATCAGACACTGAAGTCTTTAAAATGGATTATCCCATCGCTGATCTGGTAGAAGGTGCCCGATCCATACTGGCCAACGATGATATGATCCTGGATACCTTCCAGAAAATCACTGACAGGCTGAAGTTACGTATCATAACCTGGGACGAGGAAAAATGTAAAAAATGCCGTTTATGTGTTGATGAATGCCCATCAGGGGCCATAAGTTATGATGAAACTGAAGATGTAATCAAACGGGATACCAAAAAGTGTCTCCGTTGCAGCACCTGTTATCAGACCTGCCCTTTCGGAGTTGCAGGCTACTTTATAGCCAGATTCTTACTCGATCCACCATCACTGGAAGATGGAGTTATCCATATCACAATTAAGGCATCACAGTTACCTGTAGGAGCTGATTAAAAATGCCCACTACAACAGATAAATCCGGAAAATCAGATAAACTTAAAAAAATTTATAAACCACTCCGTGATGTGGAAGTGGAATATGATATAGATCATGAAAAATGTACCATCTGCACAGAAAAACCCTGCCTAACAGCCTGTCCAGTGGATGCGGTCCATGAAAATCACATTAACAATCACATAGAAATTGATGATAAATGCTTCGGATGTGTACTGTGCAGAAATGCCTGTCCCTACGATGCCATTCATATGGAAACAACCCTCTCCAAACCACGTAGAGAGAATGTTCCCAACATAAACACCAAACTCTGCCGACAGTGCGGAGCATGCGTGGACGCCTGCCGTATGGGTGCAATTCACCTTGTATCTTCCGGTACAGAGGAAGCACACAGTGTAATTGATGAAGATAAATGTGTACGCTGTGGCTACTGTTCCCGGGTATGTCCCACTGAAGCAATAAAGTACGGTGAGATCCTCCCCCGCTCAGTGGTGGGTGGAAAGGCCATTGTGGTGAACCAGAAAAAATGTATTGGTTGCATGACTTGCACCCGTGTATGTCCTTCCAAAGGAGCTATTAACGTTGGCAAGATGAATAAACTGCCCTATATAAATCCATCTTACTGTGCCCGGTGTGAAGAGTGTATGAATGTCTGTCCGTCTACTTCAATCAGATATTCATCCCGTAAAAGAGCATATGAAGGTTATCAAAAGATAAAAACCATGGAAATCGTTTCTGAACTCATGGAAAAAGAAAGTGAGAAACTGGCCCGTGAAACAGTAAAGATAGATTCCATCCTTAACAAGGTCACCCGTGAGGTAAGTTACAGCCACAGCGAAGATGAATTCACCCAGGATGTTACTCAACTGGTTACTGATGAAATCAAAGCACTGGTTGGTGGAGATCTTGAAATTGAAGATCTTAAAGAGATCATACGGGCTACTAACCCCCACCGGGAGATATTGGTGGATGAAGACACCTGTATTGGTTGTGGTGCATGTATAAAAGAGTGTCCTGTGGATTGTATAGAATTGGAAATGCCTTCACCGGTACATATTGGGGATGGGTGTGTTTACTGTGGTAAGTGTGTGGAAACCTGCCCATTTGAGTCCATTTCACTCAAGGAAGAATCCTTCCAGGTGGAAGATGGTCGTGTTCTCTTCAAAAGACATAACATAACAGGACCATCCTCTGGAGAGGTTCTCATTGATACTTCGGCATGTCAAAGGTGTGGTGTGTGTGTTAACAAATGCCCGGTTGATGCTATGACCATGGAAAATGACCAGGTCACAGTAAACACTGATGAATGCATATTCTGCGGAGAATGCCAGGCAATTTGCCCCACGAAAGCCATTAAACTGGATCATAATGATTGAAATTAGTAAAAGACCTAATTTCTTTAATTTTTAAATGGAGTTCATTTTATTTTCCTTAAAATCATTTCCAAAAGTAAATCTCTTAAAAATGACCCTACCTTAATCTTTTTATAAAAATAATTTTAAACATGTAAATGTAATCATTAAACATGTAATTGATTTTAAACGTCCAAAGGAGGATGTAAATTGTTAGGTAAGAAATTCTTTGTTTCTGATTGTGAAGGACCCATCTCAGTTAATGACAATGCTTTTGAACTGGCAGGTCATTTCATTGAAGATGGGGAAAAGTTTTTCCAGATCATCAGTCATTACGATGATATTTTAGTAGATGAAATAAAACGACCCGATTACAATGCAGGGAATACTTTAAAACTCATATTACCCTTCTTAAAGGCATATGGTGCTACTAATCTCAATATGAGGGAGTTTTCATCAAAAAATGTTCTCCTTATTCCAGGAGCCAGGGCTACCCTGGGATTGTTGCAGTTTATCATGCCATCTTACATTGTCAGTACCAGTTACGAACCATACATCCAGGCACTATGTGATTTAACAAATTTTTCCTTTAATAAGTGTTACTGTACCCGTCTGGATCTGGACAGTCACCCTCTGAGTGAGGAAGAAAAAGATAAGCTGAAAGAATTCCGCTTTTCAATTATATCAGACCCTGAATTTGATAATCTGGAACGTATATTCTGGGAAGAAATTCCAGGAATGGAAATTGGTTCACTCATTAAAGAAATAAAACCAGTTGGTGGTGAAGCCAAGAAAGAAGCAATTCTGGATATTATGGGGAAAAATAATTACCAGGCATGTGATCTGATGTATGTGGGAGATAGTATAACTGATGTAGAACCACTACAATATGCCAAAGAAAATGGAGGAATCGCAGTATCATTTAATGGTAATGAATTCGCTCTTGATAATGCATCAATTGCCGTTATATCCGATAATACCGTAATTACATCTACAATTGCAGATCTGTTCAATAGATACGACAGAGAAATGGTACTGGAATTTGCTGCTTCCTTTAAGAAGAATCCAGAGAAAGCAGTGAAAGATCATCCAGTAAACCCTCAATTGGCTTATAAACTAGCTGAAACCAACACCAGACTGGAAATTATAACTGAAGACAATCTGGAAGAACTTAAAGAGGATAGCTGTAAGTTCCGCAAAGAAATTAGAGGAGAATCTATCGGAGGACTGGGTTAAATGACCAGTACAAAAAATAAAATCGAAGATACCTATGCCGAGGCCTTCAACGGTATCTGCTGCAGGGTTATTGTCACTGCCGATGATGATCTGACCCTACAGAGGGCGGCCTACGATGCTACCAGCACACCCGGAACCGTGATTGGTCGGGTGGAAGGAGGAATTGAGGGATGGTTAAATGAAGACCAGACCCCTGACCAGAGGAAAGGAGCAATTCTCCAGTTCTGGTACAACACCACCGACATTGAAAAGTTCCAGGTGGAATTATCCTACCGTATAAGGCAGGACATCCTGGTAAAACCATTCACCTCTGTATTTGATGCATCCATCAACCCCTCCGGCTAT from Methanobacterium sp. Maddingley MBC34 encodes the following:
- a CDS encoding Ni,Fe-hydrogenase III large subunit (PFAM: Respiratory-chain NADH dehydrogenase, 49 Kd subunit; Nickel-dependent hydrogenase); this translates as MILPIGPIHPALKEPVRLKLKTRGEKVISAEIDYGYVHRGIEKVMEGKTWQKGIFLSERVCGICSYIHTQTFAETFEKIAGERAPLRAQYLRVLTNELDRIQSHLLANSTFFKAVEHETLFMYMLYLREPVMDAIELLTGNRVNMGWNVVGGVKMDAKETHLNQIKEIITKLELEYDRYVAMYEEGPILSLRCRDVGKMSRDDAITGRAVGPIGRASGLKHDLREDHHTYQDHFDWNVIWRKDGDNFARNMNRFDEVRESIKLINQVIENIPEGDVRKKINIPAGYAEWRNEAPRGEVTYMIETNGNLINNISIRTPSIMNIDVCARYMLNDVATVADAVATYASVDPCVACTERVVITDESGKKKEFDGLHTVKYLK
- a CDS encoding NADH:ubiquinone oxidoreductase chain I-like protein; its protein translation is MSSVIWYIYEFARKSWAENFAVAKTNPEIVEAPDRFRDFPQVIPENCIACGACTAACPAPQAIKLVRSEDTADEEGQTYPVINNRGCIRCGFCAEVCPTDPKTITCGENHLIREEFTILPAEIMYVIDDYLCIRCKKCMNACPVYGAIYEENNKIIVDQSVCISCGECLKSCPVKGAVKGIYISNVQEQKNIINLIVNTLEERIEAERDNITHLSDTEVFKMDYPIADLVEGARSILANDDMILDTFQKITDRLKLRIITWDEEKCKKCRLCVDECPSGAISYDETEDVIKRDTKKCLRCSTCYQTCPFGVAGYFIARFLLDPPSLEDGVIHITIKASQLPVGAD
- a CDS encoding dissimilatory sulfite reductase (desulfoviridin), alpha/beta subunit (PFAM: 4Fe-4S binding domain), with the protein product MPTTTDKSGKSDKLKKIYKPLRDVEVEYDIDHEKCTICTEKPCLTACPVDAVHENHINNHIEIDDKCFGCVLCRNACPYDAIHMETTLSKPRRENVPNINTKLCRQCGACVDACRMGAIHLVSSGTEEAHSVIDEDKCVRCGYCSRVCPTEAIKYGEILPRSVVGGKAIVVNQKKCIGCMTCTRVCPSKGAINVGKMNKLPYINPSYCARCEECMNVCPSTSIRYSSRKRAYEGYQKIKTMEIVSELMEKESEKLARETVKIDSILNKVTREVSYSHSEDEFTQDVTQLVTDEIKALVGGDLEIEDLKEIIRATNPHREILVDEDTCIGCGACIKECPVDCIELEMPSPVHIGDGCVYCGKCVETCPFESISLKEESFQVEDGRVLFKRHNITGPSSGEVLIDTSACQRCGVCVNKCPVDAMTMENDQVTVNTDECIFCGECQAICPTKAIKLDHND